The DNA window CTGTTTGTCATCAGTCGCCAAGATCGAACGGACAAACGCCAACGCCGCCGCCGCTTCATCCGCTGTGGGGGAACGGCCGAACGCTTCGCGGTAACTCCACGCGATGCGAGCCTCCTCGTCCGGACTGGAACGTTCGATCCGCGCGGCGAATTCGCGGGCACTCGTCAGCATGAACTCGCTATTCAACACGAACAATTGCTGCTGCGGGACAATGGTGGTGTGCCGCTGTTCGCTCGACACGTTCGCGTCCGGAAAGTCGAACGCCACCAGTAGTTTGTCCGGTTCCCGGCGACTGATTTTGCCATACAAGGTGCGGCGCACGTGCGCCGGTTCGGCGAGGCTCGTCGAAGGTCCGCCGAGCGATCGGTCGAGCCGCCCAGAAGTTGCCAACACGGCATCTCGCCAACTTTCGATCTCCAATCGCCGCGGTGCGAATCGCCACAGCCAGTGGTTGTCCGGATCGACGGCGGCGGATTGGCCGTCGTAATCGGCCGCCAGTTGGTACGTCGCAGAATTGAGAATCTCGCGGTGCAACCACTTCAACGACCAGCCGGCGTCCATGAAACGCACGGCCAGCGTGTCGAGCAACTGGGGGTGCGTCGGCCGTTCGCCTAGTTGTCCGAAGTTGCTGGGAGTGGCGATGAGCCCACGGCCGAAATGGTGCTGCCACACTCGGTTGACGATCACGCGTGCCGTCAGTGGGTTGTCACGGGAAGCGATCGCGTCCGCCAAATCGAGCCGCGTGAATTTTTCCGGCGAACGGGGCGTGGCCGAAACGGAACTGAGGATTTGCAAGAAGCCGGGCGGAGCCACGTCGCCGGGCCGCAACACATTGCCGCGAATGAAAACCTTCATCGGTTCGCCGCCACCGGTCACGCCATGCGCTCGGGGAGGCTGCGGCGGCGCGAGCTTCGCGTGGGCGGCGATCGCCGCTTGCTGCGACGCGTGTTCCTGCTTCTGTTCCGATGAAAGCAGATCGGCCGTCTCCTTCGCACTCACCGCAAACGGCGCTTTGCCTTCGAGCCAAATGGCTTTCAACAGTGCGTCTTGCGCCGCGTTGAGCATTTCTGATTTGTCGCGAACCACCAGCGCCTCGTTGATTTCGCGAACCAGTGTGGCGGTGGCTTCGCGCAGACGATCGGGGATGAACACATTGGTTCCATCGATCTGCGGCTGCTTTGACTCCTCGGCGACCACGCCTGCCCATTCGGCGAACGGCGCGGGTGGCTTGCCGCTACTGATCGTTTCCACAAACTTGCGGCAGCGGCTCAAGAACAACGGCGGCAACTTCTCTTGGTCGGCGAGTTTCGTTTCGTCGAACGCAACTTTGTGGAGCTGCAGGATTCGCATTTGCCACGCCACCAACAGCAGCCGTTCCGCGTCTTTCAATGCGACGCGGCCAATGTCGCGGCCGCGAGCTTCCAACCACTGATTCAGTTGCGATTGCTTTTCTTTCGCTGCTTTGTCCCATGCTTGATAGCGCGCGATTTCCTCGTGCGAGGCGAGTTGCACTTCCTCCCAGCGGGCGCCGTTGTACGCGGAGGCAAGGGAATAGTAATCGCGCGTCGGAATCGGATCGTACTTGTGATCGTGGCAGCGGGCGCACGCGACGGTCAGGCCGAGCAACCCGCGAGTGAGCGTGTCGACTCGGTCGTCGATCTCGTCCGCTTTCACCTGCTCACCCACATTGCCTTTGTGATAGACGGCTCCCAATCCTTGGAAGCCCAGCCCGGTGAGCCGCCGCGTGTAATCGTCCACAGGACCGGATAGCAGATCGCCCGCCAATTGCAACCGCAGGAATTCATCGTACGGCAGATCCTCGGACAACGCGCGGACGACCCAATCACGATATCGATACGAATGCGGCCACGGGTTCGGGAAGGCGAGCGCTTTGTCGTCCGCATAACGCGCCACGTCGAGCCAGTGCCGCGCCCAGCGTTCGCCGTAATGTGGCGAAGCGAACAGCCGATCGATCGCTTTCGCCGTCGCGTGTGGCGAGTTGTCTTGTTCGAAGTCGTACAGTTCCTCGGCGGTCGGCGGCAGGCCGATCAAGTCGAACGTCACTCGCCGCAACCAGGTTCGTTTCGCGGCGGGCGGCACCGGGCTTAGCCCTTTCGCTTCGAGCGCCGCGAGCACGAAATAGTCGATCTCTGTTTTCGGCCATGCCTTATTTTTCACAGCCGGCGCGGCATGTCGCTGCGGCGGTTGAAAAGCCCAGTGACGTTTAGCGGCTTCCCAGTCGATCTCGGCGGTTTCCGCAGTGGAACCGTCGCGCGGATCGGGCGATCCCATCTCGATCCACTTCACGAAGTCGGCGATCACCTGCTCGGGCAATTTCCCCTTGGGGGGCATCTCGAACGACTCGTGCCGGATCGCCGCGATCAGCATGCTCTCCTTGACCTTGCCGGGAACAACCGCGGGCCCGCTCTCGCCCCCTTTGCGGATCCCGTCCCGCGTGTCGAGCAGCAATTCCCCCTTGAGCTTCTTCGCCCGGGCGGCATCGGCCGAATGGCAGGCGTAGCAATGTTCTACCAGCACCGGGCGAATCTTCGCTTCGAAGAAGTCGGTTCCCTCATCGGCCGCGGCAAATGAAGACGGCAAGATCGCCAGGGCCAAGATGCGAAGCGCGAAATTCAAAATCCGAGACAACTTCGATGTTCGAACGTCAATCGGCCGAATGGCGCTCGGGCCTCGTTGCTTCGTTTGGGTCATG is part of the Lignipirellula cremea genome and encodes:
- a CDS encoding PSD1 and planctomycete cytochrome C domain-containing protein is translated as MAKIPMTQTKQRGPSAIRPIDVRTSKLSRILNFALRILALAILPSSFAAADEGTDFFEAKIRPVLVEHCYACHSADAARAKKLKGELLLDTRDGIRKGGESGPAVVPGKVKESMLIAAIRHESFEMPPKGKLPEQVIADFVKWIEMGSPDPRDGSTAETAEIDWEAAKRHWAFQPPQRHAAPAVKNKAWPKTEIDYFVLAALEAKGLSPVPPAAKRTWLRRVTFDLIGLPPTAEELYDFEQDNSPHATAKAIDRLFASPHYGERWARHWLDVARYADDKALAFPNPWPHSYRYRDWVVRALSEDLPYDEFLRLQLAGDLLSGPVDDYTRRLTGLGFQGLGAVYHKGNVGEQVKADEIDDRVDTLTRGLLGLTVACARCHDHKYDPIPTRDYYSLASAYNGARWEEVQLASHEEIARYQAWDKAAKEKQSQLNQWLEARGRDIGRVALKDAERLLLVAWQMRILQLHKVAFDETKLADQEKLPPLFLSRCRKFVETISSGKPPAPFAEWAGVVAEESKQPQIDGTNVFIPDRLREATATLVREINEALVVRDKSEMLNAAQDALLKAIWLEGKAPFAVSAKETADLLSSEQKQEHASQQAAIAAHAKLAPPQPPRAHGVTGGGEPMKVFIRGNVLRPGDVAPPGFLQILSSVSATPRSPEKFTRLDLADAIASRDNPLTARVIVNRVWQHHFGRGLIATPSNFGQLGERPTHPQLLDTLAVRFMDAGWSLKWLHREILNSATYQLAADYDGQSAAVDPDNHWLWRFAPRRLEIESWRDAVLATSGRLDRSLGGPSTSLAEPAHVRRTLYGKISRREPDKLLVAFDFPDANVSSEQRHTTIVPQQQLFVLNSEFMLTSAREFAARIERSSPDEEARIAWSYREAFGRSPTADEAAAALAFVRSILATDDKQKAWQQLAHALLAANEFTWIE